The Accipiter gentilis chromosome 8, bAccGen1.1, whole genome shotgun sequence genomic sequence GTCTTTGAGTATGGAATACTAAAACTTACAAgtcaaaaaaatatatttaaaatcactCTCTTCTGTATGTCACTCTACTCTCTTTGCTATCCCCCAAATAATAGTCTCTTGTAGGGTGTCAGCAGTGCCTTCAAAACATGGTGTCTATGCACAGGGGCAAGCATTTCACCATCTTGAATACATGTAGAGAGGGTGGAGTCCCACATGGTGTCTCTGTCATGCAGAATGGGGGAAGAAGTGGTGGTGCAAATTTCCCACAGGACCTTTCTGTTTAACTTCCCACGAGCCTTTTGCATTTGTGCCTCTGCAGAAATGAGAAGCCAGATCCAGAAACAAATGTGTGGCACAGTTGACAAGCCCAGTCAAGCCTTGACCTTTTACTTGAAAACCACCAGATGTTTGTATGTAGGCGCCTCTACTAGAAGTGGGCAgtcatttaatttacattttacagACCACCAAGTAGCTGCTTAGTGATAGTGACTCAATTATTGCCTAGATAGCTATTGCATATAAATCAGTAAGCTAGAAAAGTTACACAcctattagaaaaacaaaaccaaacccagtatCTCCCATGCTAACCGTGGATTTGCCTCCTTGGACAAACAGCGACTGAGACATTTCCTCACCAGCTATTTATTTCAGACTTGTTTATTATAGTGCAGATGGCAATTATCTGAAGtgcttttaaatgtaattgtAGTGCAAGAATACTGTTTGATAAGTGCATAATAAATTGTTTATTTAGTTCATTTACTCATAGTTCAAATAGGTCACTTCAACAGCCAGCAAGGAGCACTGCAAGACCTGCTAGATGGCATGTCCAAGGTGCGCTGTTGAAGTAGGACTCTCAGAATCTCTCATTTTTATATATCTGTTCCTTTCTTCTCTATCTGCACAGGAGCTGCAAAAATACGAGCAGTTCATTTTTGCTGATTACGCTAGCGTGATCCAAGTAGAGAATGTGTATGAAGAGATTTTATATCAGACACTGCTTGAAGAAACCGTGAAAGGTGAGAACATTCTTGAGGTGACAGTAATAACATTTCGGCCGTTGGCCCATGAGCTCTTGCTTCAGAGCTCCCCAGACTCCTAACCTGGCTGTTTCAGACCCAGGTCCCACTTTCCCAAAGAATGGTGGTTATGATGCTGCAGTGTTCTGATTTAGCTCACTAAAGGTGTGTGGCAAGCCCTAAAATCTGGATTATGGGGCAACTTTATTAAACCTGGGAAACTCAAAGTGATAGCTTGTCACAAGCCTATTTCTAACAAAATGTAATTATGACAACTTCATTCTATCATGATTCCCTGGGCCAACAAGTGACATTATGGTCTTATGTGCAAAGGCCTGGTGATATCTAATGGCAGcaaaaattaatttccccaaatgAAATGTACTGCTGGATGCAGTTTTCAGTACATCACTGATGCCAGGGCAGTACTCCCTGCAGATCTCTCTGCTTTTGTGTCAGAAAACTAAACTATTCTTGATGGCATATATAGATATGTAAACCACTTGTGTCTCTTTGGATCTGTCTGTCTAAAACCTAGATAAAAGACAAGCATGTGTATTGCACAGCAAGTTTTAACAGACCCTCTTTGGCATTCCTGCTCAAAAATATCAGTATAATAATTAATGTAACAAGCACACTTTTATTCATATATGCAGTGTAAATACTTCTGCATTGAAACATTACCTTTGTGCATCGCAGGTCTTCTGGTAGTTTTCTATTACAGCAATGCTTAGGTCAATATTGAAGTTCCATTTTTCAGAACAgataaatccccccccccccccccaagaaatgtAAACTAACAAGCaagttgaaaatgaaaattactgtTGTCTGTAATATCAAAATGTATGTCATTAGAAACTCAGGAGAACAGTGTAACTTCTTCAAGGTACCTCTGTCAGTCTTTCCAAAAGTTTGATCTTTCTGTTTTATCTAGTGATAAAAGAAGCTGCCATTATGAAGAAGCACAACCTCTTTGAAGATAACTTGAATATGCCCTGTGAAAGCGTGTCCAGCTTAACGGACCTGAAGACCCCTTCAGGATCAGCACAAACCACTCCCGCAAAGAAACCTTCCACTGCCCGAGCTGAGATGTCAGACACTGAAACTCAAAGTGACGAAACACTCATTGTGACAGAAAAAATTTCCTGGGAGAAGGATAGTGATGATAGAAAGTCATCAGACAAAGAGGCAGTCACTGCTGTTAATACGGCTGGTGATCAGGCAAGCAAAAGTGAAGAAGTGGTTGTTACAGACATCAGTGAGAAACAGGAGTCCCTTTCAGCTACTCTTAGAGAAgttgcagaggaaaaaagtgctttGGAGAATGAAGACACGGTGAAAGCAGAGTTTGTAGCGAACACTGAGAAAGAGCTTAAGACACAGCAAAAAGCTGTGGAGGAAAAAGTAGCTCCTGGGACTGAAACTGCAGTGAAAGATTCTGGAGCCAGCCCTAAAAAAGAACTTAAGGTACATAAAGGAGCAATGGAGGAGAAGGTAACTTCTGAGAGTCAAACAGCAAGGGATGCTGCATTTGTCAGTgacactgaaaaagaaagcaaagcacaggAAGAAGTTTCTGAGATAAAGCTGACTTCCCCACATGATAATGTAGCAGAAACAGAGATTTTAGGGAAtgccaaaaagaaaatcaaggtagaaaaagaaattatggaaGAAGTATCTCATAGAGAAAATGTGGTAGGAACAGGGCTTGAAGAGGAtagtagaaaagaaagcaatgacCAAGGAACGAGTACTGAGACAGGGGTTATTTCCCAGGATGAAAACACAGGGAAAGGGGGGGTTAGGGATaatcctgaaaaagaaagcaagtcagAAGGAAAGAGTTGTAAATTCCCTGATGATGTGAATGAGATAAGGAGTTTGCTGATGGTAACAGTTGAGATACCAGCAGATACTCCAGCTGAGAACATAAAGGAGATTTGTGAAGGTGAGATATTAAAGTTGCAGGACCACAATAAAGAGGATGATGAGTTGAGCAACATGGCTGTGGCAGAAATTCAGGTGAGCCAGACAATGATGAATAAAGATGCAGCAGAATGCACAGAGTTCAAGGAGGACCGATCATCTTCATGTAGTTTGGGGACAGATGGTACGAATTTAGTGAATGTGTCCAAGGGGGCCTGCAATATGGCACAAGCAGAATGGCTGGTGGAAAGCTCAGATACGCCTCAGGAGGCAAAGGCAGAGGTGGAGATCAAGCAAAGCGTTTGGTACGCAGGTGTGGGAAGCTGCGAAAGTGATAGACTGCAGCCAGAGGAGCACACTGAAAATGTGCCTGAAGGCAAAAGATTAgatggggagaaaggaggagcagggaaTAGCCATGCCATCCCGGTGGAGGTAGGAAGCTTTTTTCATAATCCTGCTGAAAACGCAGACACAAAGCAAGTGCCCATTTTGGATACAGAAAACCCAAGAACAGGACTGCTAGACGTGCCAGTTTCTttggtgctggagcagggtgAGGTTAGCGCCGTAGAGGTCACGGGAGATACAGAGGCTGGTGAGGGTGAAGGGAAGCCAGAAGATGAATCATCTTCACAAAcgaaaataaaaagcacagaaggagaagatattttcacagaaaaaaacagagaagatagTTATGCACAACAAAACTCTGAAGAATAAGAAGCGTTtttcagcccagccctgcaggaTTTATTTAGTCCAGTAATCCCTGTTTAATTGTGAATACTTACTTGGGTTGGGGCTGGAGGAAATGGGCTTTGTTGTGGTATTACCAGCTCTTGCAGTTTTAGCACAGATATCTTCCTGAGTGATGGGTGATAGACTTCTTTTTGGTTAAAGCCCTCACTGTTTAAAACCAGGTTACTGTTGGGCAACCTCATCTTTCACTTAAAACTT encodes the following:
- the NIBAN1 gene encoding protein Niban 1 isoform X3, with protein sequence MHLQGFPDMLCRKTEAVIKNFSPHYRRQYAVAFCKHVQDELEQHRDSQSRFLKTKPPVEAGTVLYEAELLHFAEDLKKWKDRYVVIKNDYTVDCFETKEAYQKGASPKYQVLPAGGKVLTSEEDYNLLSDKHFPDPVGSSEKEVAQAFVQLPREFPVYLWQPFTRHSYYCFPEPEAQRQFSAVLGDCVRHSNHDFLKQTTYEVEAFLEAIQFFRQEKGHYGMWEMITGNEKEILSNLVMEELLPNLQTMILPKMKGKRNDRKRAWFGIVEETYGLVQQQVSEGLSTLKEECRDFAKTLEGTIRSDMDQILNSKNFLAGKIKATVSEPAQKCCTENIQPFLTSILEELMGPVSSGFTEVRSLFDKEVHEIIQDFQKTNDITKLKENIDQLMNLPFNSVKMEPCYLKVNLLQELLQDLKSRFKVYHIDFVIQRTQNFMQELMENAVYTFEQLFSPSRQADPAKFATTIEKVKLRVLKQYDYDSSTIRKKIFQEALVQITLPTMQKTLASICKPELQKYEQFIFADYASVIQVENVYEEILYQTLLEETVKVIKEAAIMKKHNLFEDNLNMPCESVSSLTDLKTPSGSAQTTPAKKPSTARAEMSDTETQSDETLIVTEKISWEKDSDDRKSSDKEAVTAVNTAGDQASKSEEVVVTDISEKQESLSATLREVAEEKSALENEDTVKAEFVANTEKELKTQQKAVEEKVAPGTETAVKDSGASPKKELKVHKGAMEEKVTSESQTARDAAFVSDTEKESKAQEEVSEIKLTSPHDNVAETEILGNAKKKIKVEKEIMEEVSHRENVVGTGLEEDSRKESNDQGTSTETGVISQDENTGKGGVRDNPEKESKSEGKSCKFPDDVNEIRSLLMVTVEIPADTPAENIKEICEGEILKLQDHNKEDDELSNMAVAEIQVSQTMMNKDAAECTEFKEDRSSSCSLGTDGTNLVNVSKGACNMAQAEWLVESSDTPQEAKAEVEIKQSVWYAGVGSCESDRLQPEEHTENVPEGKRLDGEKGGAGNSHAIPVEVGSFFHNPAENADTKQVPILDTENPRTGLLDVPVSLVLEQGEVSAVEVTGDTEAGEGEGKPEDESSSQTKIKSTEGEDIFTEKNREDSYAQQNSEE
- the NIBAN1 gene encoding protein Niban 1 isoform X1; the encoded protein is MFTASPLCNAGGAVCAGPVSGWRGCPSFSLSMRDDTCMGEGKTEAVIKNFSPHYRRQYAVAFCKHVQDELEQHRDSQSRFLKTKPPVEAGTVLYEAELLHFAEDLKKWKDRYVVIKNDYTVDCFETKEAYQKGASPKYQVLPAGGKVLTSEEDYNLLSDKHFPDPVGSSEKEVAQAFVQLPREFPVYLWQPFTRHSYYCFPEPEAQRQFSAVLGDCVRHSNHDFLKQTTYEVEAFLEAIQFFRQEKGHYGMWEMITGNEKEILSNLVMEELLPNLQTMILPKMKGKRNDRKRAWFGIVEETYGLVQQQVSEGLSTLKEECRDFAKTLEGTIRSDMDQILNSKNFLAGKIKATVSEPAQKCCTENIQPFLTSILEELMGPVSSGFTEVRSLFDKEVHEIIQDFQKTNDITKLKENIDQLMNLPFNSVKMEPCYLKVNLLQELLQDLKSRFKVYHIDFVIQRTQNFMQELMENAVYTFEQLFSPSRQADPAKFATTIEKVKLRVLKQYDYDSSTIRKKIFQEALVQITLPTMQKTLASICKPELQKYEQFIFADYASVIQVENVYEEILYQTLLEETVKVIKEAAIMKKHNLFEDNLNMPCESVSSLTDLKTPSGSAQTTPAKKPSTARAEMSDTETQSDETLIVTEKISWEKDSDDRKSSDKEAVTAVNTAGDQASKSEEVVVTDISEKQESLSATLREVAEEKSALENEDTVKAEFVANTEKELKTQQKAVEEKVAPGTETAVKDSGASPKKELKVHKGAMEEKVTSESQTARDAAFVSDTEKESKAQEEVSEIKLTSPHDNVAETEILGNAKKKIKVEKEIMEEVSHRENVVGTGLEEDSRKESNDQGTSTETGVISQDENTGKGGVRDNPEKESKSEGKSCKFPDDVNEIRSLLMVTVEIPADTPAENIKEICEGEILKLQDHNKEDDELSNMAVAEIQVSQTMMNKDAAECTEFKEDRSSSCSLGTDGTNLVNVSKGACNMAQAEWLVESSDTPQEAKAEVEIKQSVWYAGVGSCESDRLQPEEHTENVPEGKRLDGEKGGAGNSHAIPVEVGSFFHNPAENADTKQVPILDTENPRTGLLDVPVSLVLEQGEVSAVEVTGDTEAGEGEGKPEDESSSQTKIKSTEGEDIFTEKNREDSYAQQNSEE
- the NIBAN1 gene encoding protein Niban 1 isoform X2, coding for MGGSASSLLDESKCTYIRGKTEAVIKNFSPHYRRQYAVAFCKHVQDELEQHRDSQSRFLKTKPPVEAGTVLYEAELLHFAEDLKKWKDRYVVIKNDYTVDCFETKEAYQKGASPKYQVLPAGGKVLTSEEDYNLLSDKHFPDPVGSSEKEVAQAFVQLPREFPVYLWQPFTRHSYYCFPEPEAQRQFSAVLGDCVRHSNHDFLKQTTYEVEAFLEAIQFFRQEKGHYGMWEMITGNEKEILSNLVMEELLPNLQTMILPKMKGKRNDRKRAWFGIVEETYGLVQQQVSEGLSTLKEECRDFAKTLEGTIRSDMDQILNSKNFLAGKIKATVSEPAQKCCTENIQPFLTSILEELMGPVSSGFTEVRSLFDKEVHEIIQDFQKTNDITKLKENIDQLMNLPFNSVKMEPCYLKVNLLQELLQDLKSRFKVYHIDFVIQRTQNFMQELMENAVYTFEQLFSPSRQADPAKFATTIEKVKLRVLKQYDYDSSTIRKKIFQEALVQITLPTMQKTLASICKPELQKYEQFIFADYASVIQVENVYEEILYQTLLEETVKVIKEAAIMKKHNLFEDNLNMPCESVSSLTDLKTPSGSAQTTPAKKPSTARAEMSDTETQSDETLIVTEKISWEKDSDDRKSSDKEAVTAVNTAGDQASKSEEVVVTDISEKQESLSATLREVAEEKSALENEDTVKAEFVANTEKELKTQQKAVEEKVAPGTETAVKDSGASPKKELKVHKGAMEEKVTSESQTARDAAFVSDTEKESKAQEEVSEIKLTSPHDNVAETEILGNAKKKIKVEKEIMEEVSHRENVVGTGLEEDSRKESNDQGTSTETGVISQDENTGKGGVRDNPEKESKSEGKSCKFPDDVNEIRSLLMVTVEIPADTPAENIKEICEGEILKLQDHNKEDDELSNMAVAEIQVSQTMMNKDAAECTEFKEDRSSSCSLGTDGTNLVNVSKGACNMAQAEWLVESSDTPQEAKAEVEIKQSVWYAGVGSCESDRLQPEEHTENVPEGKRLDGEKGGAGNSHAIPVEVGSFFHNPAENADTKQVPILDTENPRTGLLDVPVSLVLEQGEVSAVEVTGDTEAGEGEGKPEDESSSQTKIKSTEGEDIFTEKNREDSYAQQNSEE